The Larus michahellis chromosome 9, bLarMic1.1, whole genome shotgun sequence genome contains the following window.
ATTAAGGGGAGATTCATGGAAGCATTTTATATCCCTCATTGCTGAATCATTACTTGTGTGGCAACTCAGCCCCAGTCTTTTCTGTAGGTAGCAAAGGTCATATATAATAGAGTGCCTTTTAGAAGACTAGAGACCAGCATGTTCTCTCCCCCATACAGAAATGACATATGCTATTAGGCGTCTCTCCTTAAACACCAGAATTGGCAGAATTTTAATAATACAGTCTGTACTTGTCATAAAGGCGAAGTTGGTAGAGCTATGAGTTCATTAGTCCAGAAGAAACCTGTTGACAGGCAAGTGTTGGTGGATGGTGAGGCTGGCCTAGCAGTGGGAGAATGATGAAATCACGAGTCCATACCTGTTACATGCTCTAAACCTGAAGATTTTTCCATTAGTGTATAAGTATTTTCTGTGTCAGTTTTAGCAATATGTCTTactatattttatctatttttagcAGAATATTAGATGTTctgaacctttcttttttttctctgatttttatttgtttcttctttttttccttaaaatgtagGAATATTCTGAGGACAGCAATTCTGAACCAAATGTGGATCTGGAAAATCAATACTACAATTCTAAAGCTTTGAAGGAAGATGATCCCAAAGCAGCATTAAGCAGTTTTCAGAAGGTTTTCTGTCGTTATATTTTATCTCTTATTTTAcattaattcacattttaaaatatttgcttagcATTTGAGTTAGTTTCAGGAATTTTAAGagtaatgtttatattttaaCTTACTGATGTGCTAAGTTTATCATTGGACGATTTAGACTCCTGTCTGACTGCCTTTCAGGATCGTTCTTAGGGGGCATAAATAGGACATGGAATAGTCCTATTTTATTGCAAAACTGAGTTTTTAATCTTCAGGATTTACTAAGTTAATTAAACAGTCCTAAGCATTTTTTCATGTGTCAGCTACAGAAGCCAGATccattaggttttttttaaaatgaaatggcgTTTTCCCCAGTGTCTTATGTAATGTATTATATTTGGTTTGCTATCCAATCCCAAAGCTTTAAATGTATAAATACTAAGTGACACAGAGTTTCTTTCCTTCATGgcagttttaaatttttaatgtttgtatgCTGCCACCAGAAAGCAATATGTTAGatgtaacttttaaaagaaaaaacagattttttgcaTCTCTTGGCTTATTTATAGTGTGTAACAATATTATATGCatgactttaaaaacaaaaccaaaaaactttccAAAATTTTTACTTACAAAACGTTCCCTTGACCGTGTTACATTAAAGCGTAGAAGCCTTTCTGATATGTGAAGAAACTATAGTAATTCGGAAGTATACATTTTTTACTAATTTAGTCAAGGGGCATTGAGTCAGTTTTGCAGGGGGTGTTAGAacttttttgtgtatgtgtgtttatggAGTGGCATTAAAGTTTAGTGTTTGGTCTtagacaacaacaaaaatctataaataaCAATTCACCCTCCCTACATCAGCAAAGTTGTGAAATCTAATAAGATGCATACCCCACGCTGGCTTTCTCAATAATATCAGGGAAGAGTAAAATTGAAGAACAGGGAAGAGTGAAACGTGACTTCATAAGGAACAAAGTGGGGGAAAAAGGCATGTATGGGATATGTACATTTTAAGCAAGATGCAAATCCATTTAAGTTTGaataaagcttttataaatattgtttaaaaaattcttctattTCAGGTTTTGGAGCTCGAAGGTGAAAAAGGAGAATGGGGATTCAAAGCTCTCAAACAGAtgattaaaataaactttaaattgGTAGGAATTACAGCTATCGCTTGACACTAAAtgacataaatatgtatttgatcCAGAGATCTTAAGTTGTTATTCTAATTTATGGCTGTGACAACTAAATCTGCCAGAACTTGTCTTTTGCAGCCTTTAATGGCTAATACAGGCATGGCAGGGAAATTATATGGTGGTTGCAAGTCAAAGGCAAAATGGATGCAAAATAGCTGCTGTAGTCAGCTGATACTCTTGAGAGTTTGAGACTCAGTCCTTGCTATCCTGAGGTGTCATACCATTGAAACCAGTAATGTTTCTATATACATTTACTTCACCGTAACAAATCAGTGAAAAATTCATACGCTACATATGCAACCATTCCAAATAGTTGTACAGCCAACTCCGTTTTCTTTGTTGAGCTAAGTATTTTAAATGTCTATTCCATGCACTCTTGCTGAAGCGATTCCTGATTCTGCTGCTTATGAATAAAGTGGTGATGTAAAATTCCTAATAGCAACAACTACTGCATAGTCTTTCTGTTACGCTTTCTTTTCTGTATGTGTATTTGCAAGATATAACTCAGtttttaagcattaaaataaaaattataatgtaattttatttttcttttagactaACTTTCCTGAAATGATGAACAGATATAAACAGCTATTGACCTACATACGGAGTGCAGTTACAAGGAATTACTCTGAAAAATCCATCAATTCTATTCTTGATTATATCTCTACTTCCAAGCAGGTTAGATCATTAGTTCTTTCATCttcatggttttcctttttaactgtgGACTTTTCTGTGTATGGTAGTCTgttgatttgtttgggttttttttatcttaataGAGAACATTTGCAGTATTAATTTGTTGTCATattgttaaaatatatttcctgcaTTTAATGGATTCGGTCAACACACATAGCTTCtcataaatttgtctttttttggcaATATTTACCTGTGATTTCTATGCTAAtaagtaaatactttttttctttcttttttagcgTAGTAGCTACACATTATAAGTACTTTCTCAAATATAATTTCTAattaaacaatactttttttctttttttttactttgtgagGAGAGGGGAATCTTTGAAAAACATTGCAATTAACTGTTGGTGTTAAATACTGCCTGTCTTTGAGTGTACTGTGCAAGCTAGGTACATCTTCATAGATACACAGCCCAGCTCCCTTTCATTTGTGGTGTTGTAGAAGCTTTACAGAGAGTAGGAAGCTCCCCTGACTAGCTGGAAGTAGCACCTGCATATGGATGATCAGCGGTCTTTAATGATGGCTCTTCTGTCATTATCACAATCCTACATGTCCTGCCACTCATAGGAAATGGAAGTTTAATAGTTGAATGGTGGTTTACTCTTAAGGTCTAAAGAGTTTACTCTTAAGGTTTACTCTTATTGTCTTAGACTGTAACTTGTTGGTAGAGATCAGTGTGTTTGGTCTCAATGCAGTTGGAGCCAGACCTGGAGAGACAAGCTGGAAATCTTAACTTGATGTATTGCCCCAGATCTGTTATCCCCAAAAGAAAAATGGCCTTAAATAATACTAATGCATTCTCTGTAGAACCTTTTTTAAAGGTCTCGCTCAGCACTTTGATTACCATTTGGATGTTGCATTTTTGGGGTTTATGCAAAGAATCGGTTTGATGTGCTCAAGAGCTTCTTCCGCACAGCACTGATAGTATAGAACATCTTTTTCTTTgaccatttctctctctttctaaatcatattttctttttgatatgtaaattatttttgtttttcttattttaagtaGGAGCAAGGTTGCCTGTTAGTGTTTGTCTTTTGTTACACAACATAAGAATTTTATTACTTGGTTATATAAGATGAGCTTGTATAAGGTGGCTTTCATTTTTCGCTAACACGATAGATGGTTGCAAATCTTAAACTGTGAATACTTTCTTGTTCTATCTATTTCATGTAAGAAAAGCAAGTGTACTTATTTTTGTTACTTTAGAAACTCTTTACAATTTAAAAGCAGACATTCAATAAGATGCTGAtatctttcttattttgaagttCAAGCATGCACTTTTAGTTTGTTCAGATTTACTTTATTAACAGGTACAAATTTGCTGTTTACAATTATAGAATTCTGATTTTTTATGTCAGATGGATTTGCTTCAGGAATTCTATGAAACAACACTCGAAGCTCTGAAAGATGCTAAGAATGATAGATTGTGGTTTAAGACAAACACAAAGGTAAAATATATAACTTactgttctttgcttttgtttgtgacACCACCTTTTCAGATTGTGAAATCTTAATAGACCTTagtacttcaatttttttttcattacagcttGGCAAATTATATTTAGAACGAGAAGAATATGGAAAGTTACAAAAGATTTTGCGTCAGCTGCATCAGTCATGCCAGGTACCTTTGCGTTCTAAATCACTGTAGCTTAGTACAcaacattgatttttatttttttttacatctgttgTTGGCCTTTGAGGCATGTTGTTGAGCTTTAGtacagagagaagaaatagtGTGCCTGCTTTAATTTGTTAACTGTTTAATAACATGAAcaaaaaatgagtttttaaaaagtgttttattccCTGCTTAAAGatgagtttttaaaaaagtattcaCAACTGCTGATTAAGTTTCCTTTTAATCATTTccgtggccagtctggcccaaaccacaacaaaggATGAGAAACACATATGAATAATCTATAATGcatagacatttattttaaaatatagtgaAGATTCCCAGTGAGCTTTACTCAAAACTGAAAGTACAGTTGCTACTTTCCCccttggaaggggaaaaaacaaattagcCATGCAGCCTGCTGCACTTGTTTGtgtccccttttcttcctccagcatGGAAAATGGGTTACAGATATCTGGGAAATGGTTCTGTTATAGGCAGCAGAAGAGTCGTATGTATTATCTGTATGTATGTGGGTGAGTCATTGCATTCATATACTGAGAGTGCGGTTTAAGGGAAGTGGAAAAGAATAAAGGGCAAAGTTCTGAGAGTTGttataaggaaaacatttaattaaataaaaaacctGTCTTTATTAAACAAGGCCTTCAGAGCTTGGCCTGTGATAAGTTCTTTGAGTATTATGTTTTGTGTTAATAGTTGAATTGTAAAGTTTTAGGAATATCCTTATTTCTGACAGGAAATTACTGAGAGTATTTGTTAATCAGTTTTTTACTAGTATAAAACTGAAATCACTGTTCTCTTAAAATTTCACAGTATTTATTACTTAATCTATCCTAGACTGATGATGGGGAAGATGATCTAAAAAAAGGTACTCAACTATTGGAAATCTATGCTTTGGAAATTCAAATgtatacagcacagaaaaataacaaaaaacttAAAGCACTATATGAACAGTCATTGCACATCAAGTCAGCCATTCCTCATCCACTGATCATGGGCGTTATCAGAGGCAAGTTAATCTTGACTTTTTCATTTAACTTCTGTTGCATAGATTAGTTTTATGAAAATCTGATAATGAATGTTTTTTCCAGTTCCAACTATAAAGACAGAGGATCCTGTAGATTCAGAGGCAGACAAACTGTATATGAATAAAGTACCAGTGGGTAgttcagaaataaaaggagataTAGAGTATTTCTCAATTTTTCTGTGTGGTTCTGCTCAGCAGATTGGGAAAATTCCATAAATATAGGAAGTTCGTTGCCTTTGAAATGGAGCTAAATTCCATTAtagtttttacagtattttaacatAAGGTTAAATAATCATTGGCTGTGAAGATTAGTGTTCTTTTAGATTTATggtgtgggttggttttgttttttcttctttggaatgGGTTCATTAAAATGGCAATGCTGTATGTGAAGTccctaatgctttttttttccctaatgattTCAGAGAATGCAAAGACtcctgaaaatatttcaataatctATTTAGAAATAGCGTGGAACTTCTGAGTACAATTATTGTAGTCAGCAACAAGCACGCAGTGTTCCTTTTCTcttcatctgtgttttcttttcagaatgtgGAGGCAAAATGCACTTAAGAGAAGGAGAGTTTGAAAAGGCacatactgatttttttgaaGCATTCAAGAATTACGATGAATCAGGGAGCCCCAGAAGAACCACTTGCTTAAAATACTTGGTCTTAGCAAACATGCTCATGAAATCTGGAATAAATCCGTTTGACTCtcaggaggtattttttctttctttttcctttttcccccccttttctgaATTCATAGGGAAATTACCCAAAAggtgcaaatggaaaaaaatatttaaaatctaaaCATATGTattgtgctttcttttctgtgtaggCTAAACCATACAAAAACGATCCAGAGATCCTAGCAATGACAAATTTAGTAaggtaagattttaatttttctggagaagagaataaaaaataaaaaagatacagtGTCCAAACCAGAAGTGAAATGTTTTTAGAGGTGGCTTTTCTCTGCACAGCTAACACAGTTATTTCATAAATATTGAGCAAATATTTGTCaatcatttgtttttcttaagaaacttCTATTTACTATGACATACCAAAAGTATTTATTCTCTACCAGGTAGGGGTACAGAAAAACGCTGTTGTCTTCTGCTATGGTGAATTTCTTATGCAGTGGCAAAAACCTCATTTCTTCCCTTAAATAAAGTTGTCCTACCTTGTACTGCAACCAGGCTTTAGGGTTTGGCTGATTATATGTGAGAAACTGAGATGATTGACACCAAATACCAAAGCCAACAGAATAATTGGATGCATGGATATGTCATGATTACTAAAGGAGTTTCACAATTCAGGAATACAAAACTGAGCTCCCAAGTGATCTCCCCTGTCCTTCACGTGAAAATTGAATGCTTCGTTACCTCTTAGAGGCAACTGTGATGTTACAACTTTTAGGGTATTAATATCATCAGGCAAAATAAATTGAACTGAGGCAGTTTTTGTGTATTGTGCAGTGAAGCTAACCTGTTCCATCGACTCTATCCTGCCTTTGCTttatcaagtggaaaaaaaaaaaaaagaacaatgtgTAGGAGAACTTGTCCCACCTTTTCATTACGTAAGAAGTAATGTCTGCTCACATTTTGAAATACACAGTTCATCTCATGTTGGAACAAACCTTGCTCTGATGCTGCTTTGGTCCTGCACCATTGTATTGCATACAAATTGTTTCTGAAAGTGAGGATGTTTGTTATTGACATAATGATGAATAAATGACTTGGCAGTTTATGAAGTGACAATTTCCATTAATTCCACTTCAGACATGTCTTTTCTATTTCACTGTCATAGTTTCATGTGAATTTGAGGCAGAAGGAACTCCAGATGGCCTCACCCAAtctgattttattcattttcctaATTTATATCTTTTATCTTGACATTTGAGTATAACTgcttctttaaaattaataatgCAATTAAAGCAGTGTAGATAAGAAATATGCAGAAGATAAAATCAATTCCAAAGATTACAGTtatgttttaaattcttcttttactCTACATTGGGAATTTGAATGTTTTACATATGGTAAAGAGACATTACATACAGTACAAAGTGTCAATTCCATTCATATAACTGCATTTATAAACTCATCAAGTTCCACTTTAAATTTAACTCGTCTTTTTCCTGTGCATTTTTATGATATCAAAGGATGACTTTTTTTTGACCAttttaaaaccagtttgaaaACATACAGAGACTGTGAAGGGAAAATAgacagtgtttttaaaatgtttcatggtTAGTATGAAACAGAAATTGAAAGCATGTATCGAACTTCCAGGTTAAATATTGATAGTCTGTAGCTTAATATAACAAAATTACTGAGTAAGTTTGATTGGTTAGTGGATAGTCCCTATTACAGCTGACTGTTCCTGTAAGAAAAGATAAGTCGAGTTGTAAAACCAttatatttcaagaaaaagatCTTGTTTCAGTGGTTACAGCTCTTACCTTTAACTGACTTTGTGGTGCCACTGCTGAACAATAGGTGCCTAAACCCACCTTCTTCTTGTAATGCTTTCTCAGATAACGAGATTGACTAGTTAAACAATATATGTACTAAAAACAAgctataaataaaaatctaaaaggtAATATTGTGCCAAAATTACTTATGGTTAATCCTGGAAGTTGGGATTTCTTCCATCTGCCAGTATTTTTAGGATTCAGCTTAAAATGGACATTATAGAAAGAGCAACAGCCGTCTGTGTTCTTTTTGGCTCTTATTTGTTCCATAAAGTATGGCTTCATGAAGCCAAAATTTAAGTAACGATTCTTTTCAAAATTGGCTATTTTTAGGGTCTaggcttttttaaagaataaatgctTCAAGTACAAAAAGTTTTGAAACAAGAGCGTACTTGCGAAATAACTGAATATTCGTACTAAAATTTTGTAAATGCTACTAAAATTGAAATAGAAGAAAGGTCATTCCTTTTGCATCTCATCTTGACTTATAAAGATTCTGAATATAATTATTTGCCACCAACACTTAATAcaggggggttttttttataagttgTAGCACAAAGTCTCATgagtctgttttttaaaaaataataattcagtcTCCTGTTTTTTCTGAAGTGCCTATCAGAATAACGACATCACTGAATTTGAGAAGATTCTGAAAACAAATCACAGCAACATCATGGACGATCCCTTCATAAGGGAGCACATTGAAGGTATTTTTGCAGgctattttaatccttttttttcactacttggtaagctttttttttccccatggtttatttttcttcttggcagAATGAGAGTTCTTTTGTAATTACTTCTGGGCAATTCCCTTACTGTTTCCAGTTTCTTTAAGAGGTTGGTCAAAGCCAACATGCATCTAGGCGTGTAGAATGACTGTGAAGAATTGCAGGAATGATGAAAGTTTATTCTAAGACAATATCTACAGTGGTGTTAGGCGCtgactgttttttcctttggaaggatTAAATGAAGGCAACCCTTACTTGTAAAGGTTTGTGTCAGTCTCCAAGTTAGATGTTTGCTAGTTTATAAGGTTAATTTTCTGCTTCAGATTAGAGACAAAATAGGTAGATAATGTAGTGAAGGTTGCATTAATAAATATGTAGTAATAAAATATGTAATAAGATACATaattctaatatatatatattgaaaacAACATTTGGATTTATAGTACCTGTACTTAATAAAGCAGGGGAACACACTAACACATGCCGATGCATTCCATTAACATGACAAAATAAAGTTACCCCTGGCATTTGTGATGTATCTGAGAATTTAAAAGTCTCTTCACTTGAATATAGTGTTCAGTTTTTCAGATAACTACTGTTTTCATCAAGAGTAGGGCTTACTGTGGCATTGCAAGATAATTTAGCTGGATAGTTACATGAAAGAAAAGAGTTAAATCCAGAGACCTGGTTTTATTATGCGTATTGTTTGTAAAAGAGAACATGGCAAACAGCAGGGGAAACTAAATATAACGCCTCTGCTGCTGTTACATGTCGACTGCTGGTGAGCTTCAAAGTCTTGTAGGGAGAGACTCTAAGATGAGAGAGATGGGTGCTTAAGGAAGAAAGTATGACAGAACTgtaaagcaggaggaggaggacagttGAATCAAGGGATTGAAGAGAATTTGAGTTTCACCCCTTACATGATAGCAGTCTTCTAGTGATATCCAGGGATGAAAAAGACAGTCCCATCTTATTCACTCTGTAGTGATACAGAATGTGTGTTTGTTGGTATAATGTTTACATACCTTGCCTCATTGTTTTAATCTCCTTAGTTTTATTGAGATATGTAATTTGGTcttcaatattatttttcattatgtaaaCAGTCCTTGAGTAACTAGTTAGGTAAAAATGGTTCTAGCTCTTTCCctgttaaatttaaatttgtAATCTATGCTTTCATTTTATCCAAATTTTCTTTAGTAATGtaaaaatttctgaaataatgGCTGCACTATCGTATCTAAGAAAAATCAGCTACTTCATGCAGATTCTGTTTTATACTACTTCTTCGGTTCCTTATAATTATACTACTAGGCCCTGATGTTTTAACTTAACTTCATGGGGAATAGTCACATTTTAAATGCATGCAGACTTAAGTTTCAGAGCCTTAAGAATAACTCTTTTCATTTTTGTACAAGACAAGTATTCTAACCATATATTAGAGGGGCAGACGTACTTGGCAATAATCTGTGTGATTTATCCAGTTAGTTTGAATAATATAAATTTTTACCAGGGAATACGTTTTGCTCCATCTTTAAACAGTTTTCAACTCTATCTGTCCATCTTCAGAGTTACATATTGCTTGGATCCTTGGAAAAGGAGGGTTcctttattttgctgtgcttcCTCACCTCACTGAATTACTACCGTAAAAGTTCGTGGTAGTTAGGATATCTTTCTATATGGAGCTGTATTGCATCTTCATTTCAGTACTGTTGTTTTTacagtatttgttttttcttctcttacagagCTTTTGCGAAACATCAGAACACAAGTGCTTATAAAATTAATTAAGCCTTACACAAGAATAcatattccttttatttctaagGTATGTGTCAGTGGAGTCTTGCATTTGCTTAAGTAAATGATTAATTGTGAATAGAAGGTCTCAAATAAATACAGCGCTTCCAGAAATAGAACATCTAAAATATAATCTAAACCATAAAGCAGTGCCGATGCACTGTTAGCAGCTTTACAGTGCTAAAATGTAAATTTCAAGTGTTGTCCAAACGCTTTTTATAATATGTGCTACGATATACTTCTAAAATACTCAATTACCATATTCTACTTGGTGTAGAAAAGCACTTTTCTGAAGAGAAATAGAAGAAGTGAAATTCGTATAATTCAAAATGTAATTATGAATGTAAATTTTATGAAGATAAAAATCcaaattttaattccttttgttcaAGAGAGATCTTCAAATTGTCTGTGTTGTAAGAGTTACAGAACTGTGGTAATAGAACAAACCAACTATAAAACTAGAATCACTGGTTTCATTCCCTAATCTAGAAAGAGCAAAATCAAAACGCAGTGACAATAGTGACTATTTCCATCTGCTGTCTGtgatttttcttgcaaaaattcACAGCATTCCAAAATATATGATGAAGTATTAGAAATGCctatttttttgcttaaattgTCTTCAGAACTCtgtatgccttttttttaagctagcCTTAACATTTGTAGAACTTGCTTGAGCCAGAAGATGCAATTAGCCTTCTAAACGGTTTTGAGTACAGACCCATTCTTTTCTGATAATTATTGTCTTATTTTATTTCCTGGGTTCTTTTGTGGGTTCGGTTTCTTTTTTcgttggttggggtttttgttcagTCAGTCAGCAAAGGAATTCCTCTTCTGGAGCTTCCAAAAATTTTGCTTTAGCCTCTTCAGCCTTTTCTGAGGTTACTGATCTCTTCATCATTAGACATATATACTTTGGGTGGAGTTCTTTTGATGTATAGATCATTATTGAATTGATACTTTTTAACagtaagaaacagaaatgaaaccaaATTCTGTGAATGAAAATAAAGATTGGAAGGATctaatgttgcaaaacagagtaGCAGCATaatgagtttttctttttcttttaggagTTAAACATAGATGTAGCTGATGTGGAAAGCTTGCTTGTGCAGTGCATATTGGATAAGTATGTACTTTATTCTTGATTACTGGcctttaattactttaaaataatggaaGTATACAAGAAGCAACAAACCCAATATTTTTGTGCGTTGTGACAATACTGGTTGATTTTTGGAACTGAGAGGTAATGATGCTGACTTTAGATTTGCTTCACTTACGAGCAGTAAAGTATACCTCTAAGACATGAGGCAAGAAAATTATAGAGAGAGATTAAGTGGGATGTTTTCACTTGAATTTTGAATTATGTAATAAATTACttgaattattattaaattatgaAAACTATTATTAGTAGTAATTGCTGCTTATACCCATGTATATTTTTGAGTACATTTTCAAGTTTACAAATTATTAGTCTGCTCTCGACTGTAAAAACTTAACTACAATTCGTAAGATTTTTTTGGGAGAGTAACTTCTTGCATCTCCTAGGAAAATGTAATCCATACATgggtttatattttaatttctttttacataaaTCTCCATATTTCATGATTCCTTGCCTTTCAAGAACTGTTTACCTCATACTGCTTCAGACTTTATATGTGGGTCATAGCGAAGGAGATAATATATGTATTGCCCAATGAATTAGTTCATTTGATTTCCAATCATGATGACAACTAAATAAGCAGTACTACCCAGGACAATATATTACAATAAGTGCTGAATTCTGAAATGGACTTTGTGTCTCTCTTGTATAAGACATCATCTTATTTTACCTCTGATTTATTGTTAGCTCCTCTTTCCATGTGCATTATCAATttatagttatttatttatttgcttctagCACTATACATGGCCGAATTGATCAAGTCAACCAGCTCCTAGAACTGGATCATCAGAAGAGAGGTGGTGCACGGTATACTGCGTTAGATAAATGGACCAACCAACTAAATTCTCTCAACCAGGCTGTAGTCAGCAAGCTGGCCTAACAGAAAACAAGCTTTTACAAACGTACTTAAGGCAAGAGTGCAGTGATGTAAACCTTTAAAGAACTGGGAATGGCAAAACTACTGTCGGTTGGTGTGCCCTGAAATTATTGGAGTTATGGCAGAAGTGCTTTTTTGATCAGCTGGtttgtgttttgctgctgcattaatcccaagaaaaaaaacagctttaatctccagaagaaaaccaaaataccaCGGGATTTATGCTGTATTGACATCTTGCCCTAAACATACAACATCCTAGTAATTTGTCAAAGGGCAATTAATGACCAGAGAGAAGATTTTTGTCATGATTTTAAATACACTGACACGTTACTGTTGGTTAAATTTAAACATGTTTTACCTGCAGAAATTCTCTCACAGAAATAACCTGCAATAACTTGAAATGCATACCCTTTTGAACACTTCCTTTTCTCATGTATAAATTGAAATGTTTGCTGCATTTTGCAAAATGTCAGTTCTCCAAAAATGTGTCCGTATATTTCTGTACCTGCAGTGTAGTAAAGGTTTAGAAGAAACCCCATAATTATAGTGGCATACTGTCACTTAGGTTTcaagcagcaaaataaacagtGCAGTTCAGAAATTGTACAGTTTGTTTCTTGATGTGCTTTCATTATacttgatttttacttttaaaagaaaataggcATTACTTCATCCTCACCTCACTTATGAAGGACAACATGGAGATTTTAAGTCTAAACCTTGGTATGTGtgctgttgatttttcttttttctttttcccctggaaattG
Protein-coding sequences here:
- the COPS2 gene encoding COP9 signalosome complex subunit 2 isoform X1 — its product is MSDMEDDFMCDDEEDYDLEYSEDSNSEPNVDLENQYYNSKALKEDDPKAALSSFQKVLELEGEKGEWGFKALKQMIKINFKLTNFPEMMNRYKQLLTYIRSAVTRNYSEKSINSILDYISTSKQMDLLQEFYETTLEALKDAKNDRLWFKTNTKLGKLYLEREEYGKLQKILRQLHQSCQTDDGEDDLKKGTQLLEIYALEIQMYTAQKNNKKLKALYEQSLHIKSAIPHPLIMGVIRECGGKMHLREGEFEKAHTDFFEAFKNYDESGSPRRTTCLKYLVLANMLMKSGINPFDSQEAKPYKNDPEILAMTNLVSAYQNNDITEFEKILKTNHSNIMDDPFIREHIEELLRNIRTQVLIKLIKPYTRIHIPFISKELNIDVADVESLLVQCILDNTIHGRIDQVNQLLELDHQKRGGARYTALDKWTNQLNSLNQAVVSKLA
- the COPS2 gene encoding COP9 signalosome complex subunit 2 isoform X3, producing the protein MSDMEDDFMCDDEEDYDLEYSEDSNSEPNVDLENQYYNSKALKEDDPKAALSSFQKVLELEGEKGEWGFKALKQMIKINFKLTNFPEMMNRYKQLLTYIRSAVTRNYSEKSINSILDYISTSKQNSDFLCQMDLLQEFYETTLEALKDAKNDRLWFKTNTKLGKLYLEREEYGKLQKILRQLHQSCQTDDGEDDLKKGTQLLEIYALEIQMYTAQKNNKKLKALYEQSLHIKSAIPHPLIMGVIRECGGKMHLREGEFEKAHTDFFEAFKNYDESGSPRRTTCLKYLVLANMLMKSGINPFDSQEAKPYKNDPEILAMTNLVSAYQNNDITEFEKILKTNHSNIMDDPFIREHIEELLRNIRTQVLIKLIKPYTRIHIPFISKELNIDVADVESLLVQCILDNTIHGRIDQVNQLLELDHQKRGGARYTALDKWTNQLNSLNQAVVSKLA
- the COPS2 gene encoding COP9 signalosome complex subunit 2 isoform X2, with amino-acid sequence MWKENRDSQCTEYSEDSNSEPNVDLENQYYNSKALKEDDPKAALSSFQKVLELEGEKGEWGFKALKQMIKINFKLTNFPEMMNRYKQLLTYIRSAVTRNYSEKSINSILDYISTSKQNSDFLCQMDLLQEFYETTLEALKDAKNDRLWFKTNTKLGKLYLEREEYGKLQKILRQLHQSCQTDDGEDDLKKGTQLLEIYALEIQMYTAQKNNKKLKALYEQSLHIKSAIPHPLIMGVIRECGGKMHLREGEFEKAHTDFFEAFKNYDESGSPRRTTCLKYLVLANMLMKSGINPFDSQEAKPYKNDPEILAMTNLVSAYQNNDITEFEKILKTNHSNIMDDPFIREHIEELLRNIRTQVLIKLIKPYTRIHIPFISKELNIDVADVESLLVQCILDNTIHGRIDQVNQLLELDHQKRGGARYTALDKWTNQLNSLNQAVVSKLA